A genomic region of Carassius carassius chromosome 27, fCarCar2.1, whole genome shotgun sequence contains the following coding sequences:
- the mmachc gene encoding cyanocobalamin reductase / alkylcobalamin dealkylase has translation MAISSERVEDLIGTFRESLKARGFEIYPFKVGWYNAVVSGAHQLSHSADSLALVLLSTPSMFERSFLPFVQSQRCEAVRDPIDQCTAHTVSSSVSLCFPDQSVDVSYDYEMLPSRRPKFLAQTAAHVSGAAYYYQKSDIPNPPWGDRKMFGVCIHPRLGGWFAIRALLVFKDVQVGEELQQKDPPDCVSSQEDRIELLERFNLRWRDWSYRDIIPTEESYSPQQREYFLTPPGQRGALLRQWGYLTESDTEKQSSTNKHFPKDEPC, from the exons ATGGCGATCTCCAGTGAACGCGTGGAGGATCTCATAGGAACTTTCCGTGAGTCGTTAAAAGCTCGAGGTTTTGAAATTTATCCTTTTAAG GTTGGCTGGTACAATGCAGTGGTGTCTGGAGCTCATCAGTTGTCTCACTCAGCAGACTCTCTGGCTCTGGTGCTCCTGAGCACACCGTCCATGTTTGAGCGCTCCTTCCTGCCCTTCGTACAGAGCCAGCGCTGTGAGGCTGTCAGAGACCCCATCGATCAGTGCACCGCTCACACAGTCTCTTCTTCTGTCTCGCTG TGTTTTCCAGATCAGTCTGTGGATGTCAGTTATGATTATGAGATGCTGCCCAGCAGAAGACCCAAGTTTCTTGCTCAGACGGCGGCCCACGTATCAGGAGCAGCATATTACTACCAGAAATCAGATATCCCCAATCCACCGTGGGGTGATCGG AAGATGTTTGGAGTTTGTATACACCCCAGGCTGGGGGGCTGGTTTGCTATACGAGCGCTGCTGGTTTTTAAGGATGTGCAAGTGGGAGAAGAACTTCAGCAGAAAGATCCTCCAGACTGTGTGAGTTCACAGGAGGACAGGATTGAACTGCTGGAGCGCTTTAACTTGCGCTGGCGAGACTGGAGCTACAGAGACATCATTCCCACAGAAGAGAGCTACTCTCCTCAACAGAGAGAGTATTTCCTTACACCTCCAGGACAGCGGGGGGCGCTGCTTAGACAGTGGGGATATCTCACTGAATCAGACACTGAGAAGCAGAGCTCCACAAACAAACATTTTCCCAAAGATGAACCCTGTTGA